In Miscanthus floridulus cultivar M001 chromosome 5, ASM1932011v1, whole genome shotgun sequence, one genomic interval encodes:
- the LOC136453360 gene encoding NAD(P)H dehydrogenase (quinone) FQR1-like, translated as MAVKVYVVYYSMYGHVGKLAEEIKKGASSVEGVEAKIWQVPETLPEEVLGKMGAPPKPDVPVITPQELAEADGILFGFPTRFGMMAAQMKAFFDATGGLWREQSLAGKPAGIFFSTGTQGGGQETTPLTAITQLTHHGMVFVPVGYTFGAKLFGMDQVQGGSPYGAGTFAADGSRWPSEVELEHAFHQGKYFAGIAKKLKGSA; from the exons ATGGCGGTCAAGGTCTACGTTGT GTACTACTCCATGTATGGACATGTTGGCAAACTAGCTGAAGAGATCAAGAAAGGTGCCTCATCTGTTGAAGGTGTTGAGGCTAAAATATGGCAG GTCCCAGAAACTCTCCCTGAAGAAGTGCTTGGAAAGATGGGCGCACCCCCTAAGCCTGATGTGCCAGTCATCACACCGCAAGAACTTGCAGAGGCTGATGGAATCCTCTTTGGGTTTCCGACAAGGTTTGGAATGATGGCAGCGCAAATGAAGGCGTTCTTCGATGCTACTGGTGGACTCTGGAGGGAGCAGAGCCTTGCTGGCAAGCCTGCTGGCATCTTCTTCAGCACTGGAACCCAGGGTGGTGGCCAAGAGACCACACC GTTGACAGCGATTACCCAGTTGACACACCACGGCATGGTGTTTGTGCCTGTGGGCTACACCTTCGGTGCCAAGCTGTTCGGCATGGACCAGGTTCAGGGTGGCAGCCCCTACGGCGCCGGCACGTTCGCTGCCGACGGCTCGAGGTGGCCAAGTGAGGTGGAGCTGGAGCACGCCTTCCATCAGGGGAAGTACTTCGCAGGCATCGCCAAGAAGCTCAAGGGCTCTGCTTGA